The nucleotide sequence TAGATGAGTTAGCAGTGCAATGCCTGGTCTATTGCTTTTCTTATCgtttgccccccccccccctcgaaaGGCATGCTTTAGCAGTGCAATGGCACGTGATCTGGCTTCGTTGGTTTTATCGAGCTTCACAATTCACGCGTTTCGAGCACCTTTCATCATTGTGCTTAGTCGTCGAGTTGGTAGCCAAGTCTTGTGGCTAACTTATGCCAGGGACTTCGTGGCTAATGACGGTGTGAGTTGGCTTTCTCAACCCAATTATCTGAGATGTGCAATATCTTTTTTTCCCGCTGGGCGTGTTTTATAGTTGCCTCATTCCACCACAATGGCTTCTATTGTAGCGAGTCTTGGATTGACTGTCATAGCGGGATTTGCAGCTCCGCCATAGCAAGTTTCCACCATGGCATATTTGTTTTTCTCTGGTCTTCCCCTTCCGCTCCGGGAGTTCATTTCTTCTCTAATTTTTTACCTCCCACTTTCGCTTAAGGAGGTTTTCTTCTCTGTTTTATTTTTGACCTCCCACTTTTGTTTTTTACCCCCTTTTGCTCCCCGACTTGGaggttgtttcttcttcatttaTCACCGTCCCCCCCTTTCGCTTCAAGAAGGCAGACGACTAGCTCTCCTTCTATTGCTCCCAAGAGAGGGGGCGTTGGTTTTGATGCTCAGCTATGGCGGGCCTTGGCTTGATCGCTATTGTGGGAGTATTGATCTATTGTGGTGACTTTCATCATAGCAGGTTTTGGCTCGACCATCGTAATAGGAGTATTAATCTATTGTGGCGGCTTTCGGTCATCACCTGGACGAGGCACATGACACTTGGTTTTAATGGGGTGTGTTAGTCATGGCAAGCTCCGTGCCTATTAGCCCTAATTGTAGCAGGGCTTTTCTCACCTGGTGAAGGGTTCTTTGGGCCTCAAGACTCATGCAACGTCATGGGATTTAGAGACTTTAGCTTGTTGAGGATGGGCCCGAATCCAATTGTCATTGGTATAGGTTTAACGGTGCGATAAAGATCTCGCGTTGTTTCGAGGTGGATTCTAGTGAGAACAACTATCTCGCGGCATGAGGTGAGGGGTCCTTTTGGTGCCTCTTCGATTGTGAGGGAGGGTTTTATTTATGCTCTAATCTCTTCCTCCACTCTTGCTTCCTTATATTTCTTTGTCTTATTAGGGTTGATGATAATTTTGAAGTTTGGGTCATTATGGTATTTAAATATAAAGAGAAAAATAACAGTTGTTTATTTCTAAGGGTGAAATGTACTTTTCTTATATTAAAgcacaaagaaaaaaataaaaaaagagagaaaaaataattttttatcagcaTCCGATGGTCCATATCGAAGATCTAAATTACATTATGTTTTCCTCCATAATAGTTATTGCAGATAATGATTAGTGTTGACAAAGGTATTTGACGAGTCAATAGATTGAGCGCTCGATTTGGATGCAGTTCTCATCGTATGTATCAGCTTCATCTTTTCCCATGTATAGATGTTGAATATCTTACTGCAACTATAAGATTTAGAAAAACTAAATACATGGAGGAACttttcaacaacaacaacaaataagaaaccatattttcttttcaatcTGTGCATGTTACTGTTGTTTTAATACCGGCTGTCAGTAGTTAACTACTTTGAGTTGGCAGCCATAATCTCTTCCTCGTTCTAAAGCGTGATGTTGACTAGATTGCAACCCATAAAGCTTACTGACGACGGGGTCTCATCGAGCTCATGACGCCGGTCATGAAAAGTCAGCCAACCCAACCTTACTCTTAAAGTCTGAATGATACTTGCCACCCACTTAACGTACAAATTCAAAAGCCACCATTATAATCGTATATTTTCCTGCGGAATCGTCACAGTAcgggggaaagaaagaaagaaagagaagtagCTGAtacagaaaagaaaataaaagaaaggtGATTCGAGTCTTCGGCTTTTAGTATCTCATAAGAGCTTATTAGGCTCTCCTATGACGAGTCGCTGCAGTAAAATGCCTTCAACTGGGATCCAGATTTGCGATGTGACATGATTACTGCAGAGTCATTAGTTGGTGGGATGCCATGGCCCCTAGTATTTGATAACTTGGACATCGTTGTGTATGTTTGACTGATCCATTTGCCTCCCAAAACCTTCCACCAGATGCAGAAACTGGCCAGGAGAAGGAGATGCTTCAGCTCGAGGAACATGGCCGTCATCCCATGCtcgattcttcttcttctgttctccGTGGTCGCTGTTCAGGTTGGAGGTCAGTTTACGGACGGTCTCGGTAAGTAATTCTATCTTGCTTCCCCTTTACCTTCTTTCCAGACCATGTTCTTTGAATGTAGGTTTTCTCCATGCAAATGTTTACAGGAACTGTACAAATAAGACATCTTCCTGTAGATATCAGTAGTGAAACAGGATCTGACTGTCCGAGGAAACATAGATCATCCACATGAGTTAGAGGAGAATATTAGCATGGTCAACAGAAATAGGATTTGTAACTAATATCATCCACGAGAGGCCCTTTCATACATCGATCTAATAAAATTTTCCTTTGTTGGGTTGATGTGTGGAGTGTTACGGTTGGTCATTATCTTAgaagttttaattatattttggaGTATTAAGGATCCAAGTAATAAGAAGAATAATCcttaaataattaagatttattcCTATGAATAGATCATAAGTTTTAATGTTCTAATGATAGGGAGAGACACAAACAAAGATACTTTAGATGATCCAAGTTTTTCTAGTGGATTGAAAAAAGAGTTATTTGGAGTTTATATGAGAAAGTATATCTGGGTTTTGGGTTAAATCaagagaaaataattttgtatatTGGATTTTGTTATATAGTAAAGAATTTGATCTTCTTTGTGGGTATAAACAGGGAATTATCGAACcacattaatattatattatctttttGATATTTACTTAAAATTTATCTGATTTCAaagttttttctcttttctcaaCAAAGTAGTATCATAGTTCAAAAGATTCAGTGATCatagatttaataaaaatatcattggtctgttgattttattatcaaaaaaattGATAGAAGGAACAGTTTCACCCTGTAGCATAggtataaaaaaataatcttcaaataattatgtttgTACTATCAAGGAAAATAATCCCTCTactatcatattattattattatttttattgtctTCACACCATCTAGGAAAATAATTCCTCTACAATCATTGACCTATTGGTTTCATTCCTAAGAGGCTGATTGATTGTGATCACCCCTTATTTAAGATATTGATATCTACTTGTCTCAACCATCAACCACAAGAAATAAAATAGCAATCGTGAAAACAATTTAAATAATGATTGATTTTACAACTGAGCTGAATGTATCCATATATTCTTATTCACTCTTAGAGGAAACAcatatttcatatttcatattttatatttcggtatcataatataatatacatatttcAATGAACATATAGATGCTCATGATTGGTCAGTTGGATGTATATTGTTGTTGTAAACTGTGTCAAATACTCTCATGCCTTTTCTTCTTTCTACGGCCTCTTCTCTACTCAAACATTTCATACATGTCTTCCCAGGTTTTATTAGCCTTGATTGTGGATATGGACGTGATGCTCAAGCATATTACGTGGGCCCATTTTCCGGTATAACATACGTCTCTGATGCTCCTTACACAGACAGTGGCGAGACTCATAACATAACCTTAGTATACGCATCAGTAACGCTCCCCCAGCGATTCCTCACCGTGAGAAGCTTCCCTAGTGGAGCTCGGAACTGCTACACCTTCAAATCAATGACCCCACGGCTTAAGTATCTCATCAGGGCATCATTCTTTTATGGCAACTATGATTCCAAAAACAGTTCTTCTGTTCAGTTTGATCTCCATCTTGACGTCAACTTTTGGAAGACGATGACTGTGACCAACAGATCGAGGAGGTATTACACAGAAACTATCATGGAAGCCACAACCGATCTGATATCAGTTTGCCTTGTGAACACTGGCCGTGGAACTCCCTTCATCTCTTCGCTGGAGCTCAGACCGCTCAACCGCACTCTTTATCCAGTCGTGAACGCATCTCTCAGTCTAATTCTCTCGTCGCGGTTTGACATGGGGCGGTTAGGTGATTACGTGAGGTCAGTAACATGAGATCCATCAGCATAGCTATTGATCCATTTGAGATTGATCTTTCTTTTCGCCTGATAACATAACAGGTTTCGTTCCGATCCCCATGATCGCATCTGGAATCCATTTGACGACACAACCTCTTTGACAAAGACATTAACTGATCTCACAGTCGAAAATCCAGTGGATGATCACTTTGAGGCACCTAATGTCGTCATGGAGACTGCAGTTGTCCCTGTGAAATCCAACAAACTGGAACTCAGTTTGGCAACAGAACCCGGGGGCCTCGATGAATACTACGCAGTCCTACACTTCTCTGAGCTGAAGCCACTGCTCCAGAATGAATCGAGGCAGTTCTTCGTCTACCTCGGAGGAACCTTGCTGAATGATGCCAAACCCGTCACCCCGGACTACCTTTCTTCCAGCGCTGTATACAGCACAAACCCTACTTCAGCACCTACTCACTACAACATCTCCCTTGTTTCCACAAGCGATTCCACCCTTCCACCTATCCTCAACGCAGTGGAGGTGTTTTCTGCAATGCAGAACACGATTGTGCCATCAGATAGCAGAAATGGTAACGGTGACATAAATGTCATCCATTGCTTCTTTATGTTGTTAGTATCTTATGTTTGTTTCGTTCTTTCATGTTGTTCAATCAGTTGATGCAATGGTGGAAATCAAAGGAACGTATGCTGTGAAGAGGAATTGGATGGGCGATCCATGCATGCCAAAAGCTTATGCTTGGGATGGATTGAATTGTACTGTTGATGTAGCTGGAGTTTCAAGGATCACTGCAATGTGAGTTTGTAATTTAACATGAAGATAATGCAGCaattaaacaaaagaaaacatgGATTTTAGGAAGCAAAAGGAATATGGATGAACACAGTAACGGGTTTCACATGTTCTGCAGAAATCTTTCGCACGGTGCTTTGACCGGCGAAATATCAACTTCTTTTGCCAACCTCAGTGAAATCCAATACTTGTGAGTACTTCTTCTGGAGTAGGTGATATCAACTTCTTAGTGTGATCTTGGCAATATATATAATCTGATGTCAATTGTGCAGGGATTTGTCTTACAATTACTTGACAGGGTCAATACCGGCATTTCTAGCATATCTGCCATCGCTGAAGTACCTGTAAGTATTCCTAATGACTTCTATGATTCCTTTGCTGAAACTATTGAGGCTTAACTTCAAGAAGCTACTTGCAGAGATTTGGCAAACAATGAACTGAGTGGATTAGTACCTTCTTCTCTCCTTACAAAATCACAGAATGGATCACTTACTTTAAGGTTTATTTCCTTCTCGAAACCTCCCATTTCTCTCTGTTTTATGCCTTATAATTCAACGCCAAgataaaacataaattaaatcattACTCATTGCAATTCATCACCATTTTTCTCCAAAGCTATTAATTGACCTTGAAATCCTTCAAATGGTAGAATCGAGGGCAATAGGAATGTTTGTTTCAATGCCACTTCATGCGAAGCAAAGCCGAAGAAAACTTCACCAACTATTATTGTTATATCCTGCGTAATTCCTGTCGCCTTGTTGCTGATGCTGGTAGTCCTCTGCATCCTGAGAAAGCAACAAGGTAGTCTCTTCTTCGTGCACATTCAACGCCGTGATTTGTGTTTAATGGTATGTATGTATCTTCTTGAAATCTACAGCCAGAGGTAGACACATGAAGGGGTCGAAAGAATACGCGTTCCAGATCGACAATCGACGATTCACGTACACGGAGCTGAAGAAGATCACGAAGAACTTCGACAGAGTTCTAGGGAACGGAGGGTTTGGGACTGTCTACTATGGCCAACTGGAGAACGGCATTGAAGTCGCTGTGAAGATGCTGTCTCACACATCATCAGAAGAGTTTGTCACCGAGGTAGTAATCTGTCGCCTTCCAGCTTCGATCATGCTCGGCGTCATGTTGATCCCATTGCGTTGCAGGCCCAGCATTTGTCGAGGGTGCATCACAGGAATCTGGTTTCTATGATCGGCTACAGTATTGATGGAGAGCACCTGGCGTTGGTCTACGAGTACATGTCTCAGGGAACTCTCAAAGAGCATCTTAGAGGTTCTACCTAGAGTACCTACACTCTCCACTTTATGCCACATTACTACTCTGTTTGTACACACATCCTCATCAACTCAGCAAACAAAACAATTGGATTGATCTTTCAGTGGAATCACTGACAACTCGTCGTGTCGTTTTAGCAGAGTCTCGCGGCGATAGACCTTTGAGTTGGGAACAGCGACTCCGAATTGCTCTTGAAGCTTCACAAGGTTTGAATCAAATAAGTATTCTCTGCACATTCTTTAACATGCAcgcgcacagagagagagagagagagagagagagagagatgtttatTTGCTTTCATTATGCATTCATGGATTCGAATGATGTGTAGGGCTGGAGTATTTGCACACCGGATGCAAGCCTTCACTGATCCATAGAGATGTCAAGACTTCAAACATCCTCTTGAACGAAAGATTAGAGGCGAAGATATCAGATTTTGGACTGTCCAAGGCTTTTGAAAATGATGAGCGCAGCCATGTATCAACCAAGGTCGTCGGCACCCCGGGATACCTTGATCCAGAGTATGTCATGTCTTCCATTCCTGCAATCTTCTTATACGACCAAGTTAAGAGCATAAGATCAATGGCATTTCATATTCTGTGACTTTCAAGGTACTACGTGAAGAACCAACTCAGCGAGAAGAGTGATGTGTACAGCTTTGGGGTGGTTCTCCTGGAACTGATCACAGGCCAACCTCCCACACTAATTGGTTCAGAAAAGATTCACATAGTTGAATGGGTTTACGAAAGGCTTGCGAAAGGGAACGTAGAGGACGTCGTCGACAAAAGCCTGCAAGGTGAGTATGATGTGAATTGTGCTTGGAAGATTGCCTACGTAGCTCTCAACTGTGCCATGCAATCCTCCACCAAGAGGCCGACGATGACGGAGGTGGTGATGCAGCTGAAAGAGAGGTTGGCACTGCAGAGTAATCTTGATGAGACCCAACTCGAACACAAAAACACTCTGAAACTACTTAAAGAACATGGTGAGATGCACCGGATCAGTCCGTTTGAGATCGAATGTGCAAGCATATCAGACAAAGATGGTCCATCAGCAAGATGAACTTGATGTGACTTCTATCATGTCTGCTCCCAGTCTCCGTCGCAGTTTACATGCTTCAGTAAAAGCTTAAAATTGTTTGGATTCCTGTGTGTTGTATATTATGATGTTGATTCTGATGTCAGCAGTCCACTATTTGTTTCCTTTCCCATGCCTCTTCGAAGGCTAGGATTGAAAGCATATTGCATTGCGACAATGAGAAGTTCCAATATTATACTTGGGCGTCAGTCTTTTACGTCTGGAATAAGTCATCATCTATCTGAATAATAAGAACATTGAACATTGAACACTGTAACATCTCTGTAATATCATTGA is from Musa acuminata AAA Group cultivar baxijiao chromosome BXJ1-6, Cavendish_Baxijiao_AAA, whole genome shotgun sequence and encodes:
- the LOC135676873 gene encoding probable LRR receptor-like serine/threonine-protein kinase At1g51880, which encodes MQKLARRRRCFSSRNMAVIPCSILLLLFSVVAVQVGGQFTDGLGFISLDCGYGRDAQAYYVGPFSGITYVSDAPYTDSGETHNITLVYASVTLPQRFLTVRSFPSGARNCYTFKSMTPRLKYLIRASFFYGNYDSKNSSSVQFDLHLDVNFWKTMTVTNRSRRYYTETIMEATTDLISVCLVNTGRGTPFISSLELRPLNRTLYPVVNASLSLILSSRFDMGRLGDYVRFRSDPHDRIWNPFDDTTSLTKTLTDLTVENPVDDHFEAPNVVMETAVVPVKSNKLELSLATEPGGLDEYYAVLHFSELKPLLQNESRQFFVYLGGTLLNDAKPVTPDYLSSSAVYSTNPTSAPTHYNISLVSTSDSTLPPILNAVEVFSAMQNTIVPSDSRNVDAMVEIKGTYAVKRNWMGDPCMPKAYAWDGLNCTVDVAGVSRITAINLSHGALTGEISTSFANLSEIQYLDLSYNYLTGSIPAFLAYLPSLKYLDLANNELSGLVPSSLLTKSQNGSLTLRIEGNRNVCFNATSCEAKPKKTSPTIIVISCVIPVALLLMLVVLCILRKQQARGRHMKGSKEYAFQIDNRRFTYTELKKITKNFDRVLGNGGFGTVYYGQLENGIEVAVKMLSHTSSEEFVTEAQHLSRVHHRNLVSMIGYSIDGEHLALVYEYMSQGTLKEHLRESRGDRPLSWEQRLRIALEASQGLEYLHTGCKPSLIHRDVKTSNILLNERLEAKISDFGLSKAFENDERSHVSTKVVGTPGYLDPEYYVKNQLSEKSDVYSFGVVLLELITGQPPTLIGSEKIHIVEWVYERLAKGNVEDVVDKSLQGEYDVNCAWKIAYVALNCAMQSSTKRPTMTEVVMQLKERLALQSNLDETQLEHKNTLKLLKEHGEMHRISPFEIECASISDKDGPSAR